The genomic segment AAATTATCATCATTGACAAGTGCATTCGCCTTTTTAACAAAGCTGTCAGCATCTGCTGGATTTGTCATTGAATATGTTGCCGTTGAGATTTTACCTGTTGTTGCTTTCATTGCGTTGGCTACTGAAAGCGATGTATACATGGTATTCATGTATTCAATTGATTGCTCTGTTGAACCACTTGTTGTTGTAAAAATACCGACAACGGTCATCTTGTAAGTTTTGCTATTACTATCTTTTAAAGTAAAAGTTGAGCCAACTTTTAAATCATTTTGACTAGCAAGCGTAGATTCAATAACAACATGATTTGTCCCTTCGTCAGAAGCTGTAATACCTCGTCCAGAAGTAATCTTGTAGCTGTCAGTAAAGGAAGTCAATGCTGACAGATTATTCGTACCAGAAATAGTAAAATCAGACTGATTACCAAACATTCCGCCACCTTGACCACCGCCAAAACCGCCACCTGCATTTGAGTTATTTGATGTGCTTGAATCCGACACTTTTGTAATACCAGAATCAGCACTTGCAGATGCAGAATAAGAAAAACTGTAAGATTTCACACCTGATAAGTCAGCGATTTTTTGCGCTGTACTCTCTGCAATCGTTGGCATTTCAATCTTAAAGTGCTGCCCTTGTGAGTCACTACTGCTTGAATCGCTACTTGAACTATTTGAACTTTGAGCTGCTTTAATCACATTTTGCATATTCACTGACAAAGAAACCGTAGCCCCTGCCGCTTTTTTAGCATTTGCAATTGACGTTCTTGCTGCACTATTAATAATAAGACCTGAAAGTACGAAAATCAAAATTGCTGAAAATGCAATAATCAAAAGTACCGTCCGTCCAATTTTAGCTTTCGTAAAAAGCCATGCTCGTCTTATAAAATCCATATATTCCTCATTTCTAACTTTACAGTTTAAATCTTAAAAAATAGAATGTGACATCTATCAAAATAATTGTTCATCAGTAAATTTTTAAACACATCAGTTCATTTTCAAAAATTAAAACAATAAAACCAATAATTAACTTAATATCTTTAAAAATTTCTGAAAAGCAATTAAACCGCCGTTGCAGCTGTACTAGTGTCAACATTTGAAGTTGCTGTGTCATCACTAGAATCCGATGCCCCATTCCCAGAGGTACCAGTTGTCGCACCAGTATTCGCATCAGAATTACTATCCGAATTTGAATTTCCACCAAAACCACCCGCTCGGCTACCAAAACGATTTTGCATTTGTTGTTGGAAGTTTTTTTCTTGTGCAGCAGCGCCTTGACTCTTGCCAATAAAAAAACCTGCTGTAGCACCAACCACCAATGTCAATAACGAAACCCAAATAATTGCTTTTCCTCTCAAGACCTTTACAATCTTATCCATCTGTCTTTCCTTTCATAAATATGTGAGTCAAATCGCATATAAACAGAGCGTGCAAGCTTAAATTATTCTCTTATCTTCTATGCAAATATCCTAAAGCACCTCCACTCTAGGGTAGGAAAATTAACTCATTTCCTAACTTGATGAAAATATTATAAATTTT from the Lactococcus allomyrinae genome contains:
- a CDS encoding ABC transporter permease, translated to MDFIRRAWLFTKAKIGRTVLLIIAFSAILIFVLSGLIINSAARTSIANAKKAAGATVSLSVNMQNVIKAAQSSNSSSSDSSSSDSQGQHFKIEMPTIAESTAQKIADLSGVKSYSFSYSASASADSGITKVSDSSTSNNSNAGGGFGGGQGGGMFGNQSDFTISGTNNLSALTSFTDSYKITSGRGITASDEGTNHVVIESTLASQNDLKVGSTFTLKDSNSKTYKMTVVGIFTTTSGSTEQSIEYMNTMYTSLSVANAMKATTGKISTATYSMTNPADADSFVKKANALVNDDNFQVSKNDQAYQNVKSSLNNVAGFARNIVLLVAVAGAIILALIVMLMVRERRFEIGVLMSLGESKFKIVGQFFFELFMVMVVSVGIASAAGNVVGNVVGQQLLKQETTQTTTNNGMPNGNENNGSGQMQRPSGNGGGFAERAGGAFGFGQSRAQTQALEKLNIKTSFSEILLLVGIAILITLIAVGLASIGILRLNPKQVLTN